The window GAAAAGTTCTTCGGCATTAGCAAAACTCATTTAACTGGAGATCGCTACATTTAAACGACTGGTTTGAGTGTCAGTGAAATgttaaatacaaataaatatttgattGCTGTAAACcgaaatcaaacaaactgcTTGCTCCTATTGCCACACATACATTCACacataattatttaattacatATACCACTGTCCGaagatttcttttttgtgtGGGAGCTCGAAGAGCTGGAATGTGGTGTTGGCGCGTGATTCTTTGTTGCTAATTAAAACAGCAGAGAATGGATGTATGAAACGTATGAAATGGGTGTATGAGTTTAGTTCGTTTAAAGCCACTCATACGCTAGCGATTATACATGCATTTGCAAATTTACATTTGGTTTTAGAGCTTCgacttttgtttgaatttttcattttctcatcAGCTTCACCAGGTTGAAGACGCAACATGGAATATATTATTCCCTGTAAATGTATGCGGACAATTAGCCTTTTAACCATGTATGAAATTCAAATTCCACATGAGACTTGTTTCACCCTTAAAAGTGGTAAGTGTTATTATGTTATCTGCAAAACTAACCTGTTTGTCGGTATGATGCTCAATGTTATTCGCTAAGGGATGTTGCGGCTGTGCGTTGCCATCTAGTGACGCAAGAGTACATCCCAACTTGTATCGAATCACATCGAAAAACATTAAGAGGGCTGATGACTGAGTGAAACATTATTCGGTAAAGAAATGGCAAATCAGTGGAGTCGACGAATAAACTTGCTTCTTCAGTAAAAGTATATCAAATGCTCATACTTGCTCAAGTTTTGTAGTAAGGTCATCGTTAGAAACTTTTTCTAACCGAACCAAGCCATCTCTGTGCTGTCGCTCTTTCTGTGAGTCGCAGATGTAACGTTCCAGAAGTTTGCTCACGGAAGCACGGCGACGATCAATGCTCATCTGACAACTGAAGTTTTCTTGCTGTAGATTTAAAAGAAAGCAGTTACTCAGTGTTTCAATTAATATAAAGAATCGATATAGGTTAAAGCTAAACAATAGACAATTATTTGTTATACAATGTAGCAATGTGCCAAACTGAAAATAATGGATTCTTGAGAATATGAATAATAGTTTTGATATTCACGTAAATTAAAATCTGCCGACCTTACTCATTTCACTTCTTTAAAGTACCTGATGAGCAAATGGATCATGCATGAACCTGTCCCCTTTTTAGTCAATGATAAAATACTATTTATGCATCCTAGTAATGCACCGATGCCGATGTATCGGTCCTTATGAACATCGACATCGCCCAATGTTTATGACCTTTCACAAAAGCAACATTTCATACCATTTGTTATTTATCTCGGTGCGCGCCTTTGCTACCCATATGATACGCATACGCAgtgcatttttgtttcaaatttcgTTTTGGTCTGTCGGTCGATCTTTGTTAAGAGAGCTAACAAAGGACGAAAAATCAGTGTCAGAAAGGTCAAAGGTTACAAAACATCACCCCATGCATCGGCGACAAAGACTCGATGCCAACCATCGGTTAAGCGGCCGATTCATAGCTTTCCCATGTTTAACATCAACAATCCATCACCCTAACCATCACTAAAAAGGCAACGTTTTTCACTTATATGAAATTACTCACGTTTCTTACATCTATTTTCCTATCTTTATAATCAATCATAAAATGGAAATATTGAATTCTTTGCTCTTGTCTTTTTACATCATGCAAAATAACGAATTTGGCCCGAATTTGCTAACAAGATTGAGACTGTTGAAAATAATGATTATCATCGATATTTGTGTGAATGTTCGATTCTGAGTTTGATTTGGAACATCCCTAATAGAAAAACTTAATCAATGACGGAATGTGGGAAAAATTCCAAACTACTCACATAGTAATCGCATAAAAGTTGTTCAGCTGTGTAAGGTGCACCGCGAAGTTTTTCACTGACAACAGAAACTTCTTTCGTTGCAGATAAATTTTCTGTGGCATCATCGATAGTTCGACACATCTACGCAAAAATCTGCCCTTTAAAAACTACGCAGTTTATCAAAGCTATAAATAAACTGAATTTGTTGGAAAACTGTTTCATTTAAAAGCTATTAAACAAGCATAAATTGCAATACCGGTGAACTTACGATATCATCTTTATTCCGaaaatttttatagtttttggATATAAAGACATATGAATGTAATTGTACTGCAGCAGTGCATACTACAGTAGTACTTGCATAATAACACAATTTAGTTTGTATATAAAGAAAATAgaaatcaattatttttttacaaaatattcaaaaaatgAATACTTCGCATTGTATTACCACCCCTTAAAGTAATTACTATAACAAACCGTCTTCATTCTGCTGGGTATTTCGTACAAATTATCagcatattttctaagaaCACGACTCAGCTCTCGAAACCTGTCACCATCCATATCCTGAAATGTCAAATCAATTTGAGAACCAAGAATCTATTGCTCTCTTGTTTCTACGAAGTATATATACAGAGAACGTTTGTGTAAAATGCAAAGCAAACGCACCAACCTCAAATGCATCACAGCACTCAAAACTGGCAGATTCAAAATCCTGTCTACTTCTTTCCAATTGGATAAGAGAATTGTAATATTCTGCATCCGCCCGAAATACAATTTCTTCTTGTTTCAATTGCTTTGCAACTAACTGAATAGTTTAATTTGATAAATATAACATGTAAAATGTTAGGAACTAATCGTACAATATAGCagtttacacaaaaaaattttggttacTTTTTGCTGATCTTTGTCTGTTTTTGGTCTTGGTCCATGTATTTGGTCTATCATGGATTCATTTTCCCTGATAATAGTATGCAGACGCCTTTTAAccttcaaaatttacaacacatatttataattttatgaaatgtgtttctttttgtcaACACTGTGAGtagcaaaattacagtgaGCAAGCCACTTTAATACCCTACCAGTAATATCTAATAACCAATTGCACATAGCATATGGTTAGCCATGAGCATGTAAATAATGTAACCATAAAAGTTAAACACAGCACAATATTTACATATCACACATTTAATTACTTTTTGGTGTTCATTGTATCTGTCTGTCCACGTTTTCCCTGTTCCTTCTACCTGCTGCTCCATCTATAATGTAAACACAAATATAGTGCTCCCTATACTTTCAAATTACACCAGTTAATGTCAAACATTTATGTATGTCCTCATCTCATAACTGAGGtacttaaagtgaggggcaagtccaaaaacaagttgatctaatatgaaagaacactactcattgaatattctggtaaaatagttttgaaaaataattcgtgGTTCggtaattataagcaaaagaTAATCGCAAAATTGGCCTTAATTGTGACATAGATGAAggctcttgtgatgtcataggtaataactagggcgattattttttgacctaaaaaacgaaagtttttgacctaaaaatttgacaaattttgacattaaaaaactttttgacaaattttgacgtatgaagaactcaagtagtttttaattttttaaattacttaattttaatttaattacgcattattgtacaaaaagttaaaatttattgtag of the Clavelina lepadiformis chromosome 7, kaClaLepa1.1, whole genome shotgun sequence genome contains:
- the LOC143465501 gene encoding nostrin-like isoform X1 — its product is MQKNCVSHASQIFKTCLSRHPKENRFWCSVRYIFDDMMTQYRNTFMGNVGFEELKRYSRQGTEFGREIVNILNERAQLEQYYAKGLRRLGQRISKATSLLLGSGLTNAWKTVGVEMEKEAELHNETGQFLIEDCIKPLSMLTEKQVKPRRMMEQQVEGTGKTWTDRYNEHQKVKRRLHTIIRENESMIDQIHGPRPKTDKDQQKLVAKQLKQEEIVFRADAEYYNSLIQLERSRQDFESASFECCDAFEDMDGDRFRELSRVLRKYADNLYEIPSRMKTMCRTIDDATENLSATKEVSVVSEKLRGAPYTAEQLLCDYYQENFSCQMSIDRRRASVSKLLERYICDSQKERQHRDGLVRLEKVSNDDLTTKLEQSSALLMFFDVIRYKLGCTLASLDGNAQPQHPLANNIEHHTDKQGIIYSMLRLQPGEADEKMKNSNKSRSSKTKSTKNHAPTPHSSSSSSHTKKKSSDSDRRHSSDRRNGTAPSSAKKHSSNPIESRNSSSGESKKHSFSSEESSKYTIPPATLTPPDSHTSVDADELCRCVAIYDYAATREDELSIHEGDVIKVFEKGADDWWRGEVNGKVGLFPANYVDVEISV
- the LOC143465501 gene encoding nostrin-like isoform X2, with amino-acid sequence MFWCSVRYIFDDMMTQYRNTFMGNVGFEELKRYSRQGTEFGREIVNILNERAQLEQYYAKGLRRLGQRISKATSLLLGSGLTNAWKTVGVEMEKEAELHNETGQFLIEDCIKPLSMLTEKQVKPRRMMEQQVEGTGKTWTDRYNEHQKVKRRLHTIIRENESMIDQIHGPRPKTDKDQQKLVAKQLKQEEIVFRADAEYYNSLIQLERSRQDFESASFECCDAFEDMDGDRFRELSRVLRKYADNLYEIPSRMKTMCRTIDDATENLSATKEVSVVSEKLRGAPYTAEQLLCDYYQENFSCQMSIDRRRASVSKLLERYICDSQKERQHRDGLVRLEKVSNDDLTTKLEQSSALLMFFDVIRYKLGCTLASLDGNAQPQHPLANNIEHHTDKQGIIYSMLRLQPGEADEKMKNSNKSRSSKTKSTKNHAPTPHSSSSSSHTKKKSSDSDRRHSSDRRNGTAPSSAKKHSSNPIESRNSSSGESKKHSFSSEESSKYTIPPATLTPPDSHTSVDADELCRCVAIYDYAATREDELSIHEGDVIKVFEKGADDWWRGEVNGKVGLFPANYVDVEISV